The following are encoded together in the Argopecten irradians isolate NY chromosome 5, Ai_NY, whole genome shotgun sequence genome:
- the LOC138323452 gene encoding palmitoyltransferase ZDHHC6-like isoform X1: protein MAQFTYKMVVRPTQLLHWGPIIALSVIFMISFTGMRCLLMWWPLHTPGGIFHLCIYCMWMFLVLYNYLLAAFKGPGFVPKGWRPDSEEEESYLQYCEVCEGFKSPRSHHCRKCDRCVMKMDHHCPWINSCCGHYNHANFVYFLFFAPVGCTHAGIVLMISTYKALNWQYYMYYTNDPIVQLGFVGFITAMFAIGLAIGVFIAVGMLFVIQMKSIMKNESGIESWIIEKALDRERDPDEGEFIYPYHFGCWKNLSQVFTWSGMPKSDGITWPVREGCNQYTLTIEQIQQKALKRERTLEYLIVEKFSGSWIPFNKGCRVCFNMPCTDEPRIAVAAGDKVLVTRWKKHWLYGTKLLQNKIKSEKKKRIRGWFPRCCAKELVMDDCEHEEMIKNHNTEAAEPQSPDLGKKSN from the exons ATGGCACAGTTTACATATAAGATGGTAGTCAGGCCAACCCAACTACTCCACTGGGGACCTATTATTGCACTATCCGTAATTTTTATGATATCTTTCACTGGTATGAGATGCTTGTTGATGTGGTGGCCACTTCATACCCCTGGGGGTATATTTCACTTGTGTATTTACTGTATGTGGATGTTCCTAGttctatataattatctacTTGCTGCATTCAAAGGTCCAGGTTTTGTTCCAAAAGGATGGAGACCG GACTCTGAAGAAGAAGAAAGCTATTTACAATACTGTGAGGTTTGTGAAGGCTTTAAAAGTCCCAGATCTCATCACTGTAGGAAATGTGATCG ATGTGTGATGAAGATGGACCATCACTGTCCATGGATCAACAGCTGCTGTGGCCACTACAATCATGCAAACTTTGTCTACTTCCTGTTCTTTGCCCCTGTGGGTTGTACACATGCTGGGATTGTTCTTATGATCTCAACATATAAAGCTCTCAATTGG caatactacatgtactacaccAACGATCCCATTGTACAGCTAGGCTTTGTGGGGTTTATCACAGCCATGTTTGCTATTGGCCTTGCCATTGGGGTGTTTATTGCTGTTGGCATGCTATTTGTCATCCAG ATGAAAAGTATAATGAAGAATGAATCAGGTATAGAGTCCTGGATCATAGAAAAG GCTTTAGACAGAGAGCGAGATCCTGATGAAGGGGAATTTATATATCCTTATCATTTTGGATGCTGGAAGAATTTATCCCAAGTATTTACATGGTCTGGCATGCCTAAGTCTGACGGTATCACCTGGCCAGTCCGTGAGGGATGTAACCAGTATACACTCACT ATTgaacaaattcaacaaaaagCTCTGAAGCGCGAAAGAACTCTGGAGTACCTGATTGTGGAGAAGTTTAGTGGATCATGGATACCCTTTAACAAGGGATGTCGAGTGTGTTTTAACATGCCGTGCACAGACGAGCCACGGATAGCAGTGGCAGCTGGAGATAAGGTCCTAGTAACACGATGGAAAAA ACACTGGCTGTATGGAACAAAACTgcttcaaaacaaaataaaatcag agaaaaagaaGAGAATACGTGGATGGTTTCCACGCTGTTGTGCCAAAGAGCTTGTGATGGATGACTGTGAGCATGAAGAGATGATTAAAAACCACAACACAGAAGCAGCAGAACCCCAATCTCCAGATCTAGGCAAGAAATCCAACTAA
- the LOC138323452 gene encoding palmitoyltransferase ZDHHC6-like isoform X2, producing the protein MAQFTYKMVVRPTQLLHWGPIIALSVIFMISFTGMRCLLMWWPLHTPGGIFHLCIYCMWMFLVLYNYLLAAFKGPGFVPKGWRPDSEEEESYLQYCEVCEGFKSPRSHHCRKCDRCVMKMDHHCPWINSCCGHYNHANFVYFLFFAPVGCTHAGIVLMISTYKALNWQYYMYYTNDPIVQLGFVGFITAMFAIGLAIGVFIAVGMLFVIQIRVVIRNQTFIESWVCHWALDRERDPDEGEFIYPYHFGCWKNLSQVFTWSGMPKSDGITWPVREGCNQYTLTIEQIQQKALKRERTLEYLIVEKFSGSWIPFNKGCRVCFNMPCTDEPRIAVAAGDKVLVTRWKKHWLYGTKLLQNKIKSEKKKRIRGWFPRCCAKELVMDDCEHEEMIKNHNTEAAEPQSPDLGKKSN; encoded by the exons ATGGCACAGTTTACATATAAGATGGTAGTCAGGCCAACCCAACTACTCCACTGGGGACCTATTATTGCACTATCCGTAATTTTTATGATATCTTTCACTGGTATGAGATGCTTGTTGATGTGGTGGCCACTTCATACCCCTGGGGGTATATTTCACTTGTGTATTTACTGTATGTGGATGTTCCTAGttctatataattatctacTTGCTGCATTCAAAGGTCCAGGTTTTGTTCCAAAAGGATGGAGACCG GACTCTGAAGAAGAAGAAAGCTATTTACAATACTGTGAGGTTTGTGAAGGCTTTAAAAGTCCCAGATCTCATCACTGTAGGAAATGTGATCG ATGTGTGATGAAGATGGACCATCACTGTCCATGGATCAACAGCTGCTGTGGCCACTACAATCATGCAAACTTTGTCTACTTCCTGTTCTTTGCCCCTGTGGGTTGTACACATGCTGGGATTGTTCTTATGATCTCAACATATAAAGCTCTCAATTGG caatactacatgtactacaccAACGATCCCATTGTACAGCTAGGCTTTGTGGGGTTTATCACAGCCATGTTTGCTATTGGCCTTGCCATTGGGGTGTTTATTGCTGTTGGCATGCTATTTGTCATCCAG attAGAGTCGTCATTAGgaaccaaacatttatagaatCCTGGGTCTGTCATTGG GCTTTAGACAGAGAGCGAGATCCTGATGAAGGGGAATTTATATATCCTTATCATTTTGGATGCTGGAAGAATTTATCCCAAGTATTTACATGGTCTGGCATGCCTAAGTCTGACGGTATCACCTGGCCAGTCCGTGAGGGATGTAACCAGTATACACTCACT ATTgaacaaattcaacaaaaagCTCTGAAGCGCGAAAGAACTCTGGAGTACCTGATTGTGGAGAAGTTTAGTGGATCATGGATACCCTTTAACAAGGGATGTCGAGTGTGTTTTAACATGCCGTGCACAGACGAGCCACGGATAGCAGTGGCAGCTGGAGATAAGGTCCTAGTAACACGATGGAAAAA ACACTGGCTGTATGGAACAAAACTgcttcaaaacaaaataaaatcag agaaaaagaaGAGAATACGTGGATGGTTTCCACGCTGTTGTGCCAAAGAGCTTGTGATGGATGACTGTGAGCATGAAGAGATGATTAAAAACCACAACACAGAAGCAGCAGAACCCCAATCTCCAGATCTAGGCAAGAAATCCAACTAA
- the LOC138323453 gene encoding uncharacterized protein: MASIACDLFNIKSKSKDPIKKKLFGSPVVDGERTSEFHYTLTFMNKLQIEHDTEISYKALQKDIHEQRLTQMRQSLKKMAEDDWRYPNIDKLIGT; the protein is encoded by the exons ATGGCATCAATAGCATGTGATTTGTTTAATATCAAATCTAAAAGTAAAGATCCAATAAAAAAGAAACTCTTTGGATCACCAGTGGTGGATGGAGAAAGAACTTcag AGTTTCACTATACACTGACATTTATGAATAAACTACAGATTGAACATGACACAGAAATAAGTTATAAAGCATTACAGAAAG atATCCATGAGCAACGGCTAACACAGATGAGGCAGTCCCTGAAGAAAATGGCCGAGGATGATTGGAGATATCCCAACATTGACAAGTTGATTGGCACTTGA